AAGACCGGCGAAATCGACAATTTCGTCCCCGGCGGCAGGAGCGGGGCATTCCCTCCGAACTGCCCGGCGAGGGTCAGGCCAAGCCAGCCGGGATGCGCCGTGCCCGCCGCGAACGTCCAGAAATAGGGCGGCGTTCCTCCCGCAACGCCGAGAGGGCCGGCGCCGTACGACTTCCCCGATCTCGCCGCGGGAAGCACGGCGCCCGTCACGTAGGCGCCGCTGCGCCCGACCGGAACCGGCTGGTTCAGGATGTCGAAGACGTCGAGACCGGTCTTGTTTCGGGCGCCTCCGACGAAGATGTCGATTCCCGTTTGAAGGCTGCTCGTGCCGGCATTGACGCCGAGGGCGCTCGCGAGCCGGGCCCCGTCGGCCTCGATCTCCGAGCCCGACGATCCCGCGATCGTGATTGAGGCGCTCCCGGCTTTTCCGTCGAGGATTCCGTCGCTCATGTCGGCAGCGAGCGCCTGCGCGAGATCGATCGCGCGGACCCCGAGGCCATGCGCCTCCTGCGCGATTCCTGCGAGCACGAGCCCGTAGTCTCTCTGGTCCCGGGTCGAGGTCCGAACTTCGGTCGAGCTGTCGGCGGCCACGGGCAGCAACTGGACGATATCGGGAATCTGGTACTGCTCCCCGACTCCGGCGTTGGAGGCGCTCACGGCCGTCGACAGAGCTTCTCCCCCGGCGGCAAGCGCCCGGGCTCTCGCCGCTGACATGTGCGTGAGCGGCGTCACCGCGACTTGAGACGTGCGGGCGGAAAACACCGCCGTCAGAACGTCCGAGTGCGAAAGGGCGATGCTGGCCCCCGTCGCTTCGTCGCGGTACTGCCCCCCCGAAGATTCCGCCAGTATCGAATCGGAAGGCGCCGAAGCGATCGACAGCACGTACGACCCGTTGACGTCCGTGACGGTCGACGCGAGAAGGGAGCCCTTCGAGCCGTTCGAATTCAGCGCATAGAACCTCACCGTCGAGCCTGCAACGGCCCCGTTCATCACGCGTCCCGAAAGCGGAAAGATCCGGCTTTGCCCCCTGCCGACCGACGACGGAGGTTGCCCTTGCAGGGGCTTGATCTTCGCTCCATTTCGCGCGCCCCCGCCCAGGACCTTGATGGTCTTCGTGTAAGTATTGTCGGATTCGCTGTTCTCGGTTATCGCATGCGTCGAATCGACGACGATCGCGACCGTATGAGTACCGGGAGCCAGAGGGCCTATTGGATCGTTCACAGCGGCTGTGTAGGTGTTCGCCTCCAGGGAATCGTGTTGCCACGTGTCCCAGAGGACTCCGTCGACGTATTCCTCGACATAGAAGCGAGCGGCAGTGGCGGAGTTGCCGTTGTTGACGACCGCCCAGTTCACGTAGAGCGATTCCGTAGGACTCAGCCCACTCGCGTCTGTCGCCGCGAGGTCGGTAGAACCGGTGACATTGGAGACCACGATGGGCGCCGACCAACCTGGGGGCTTGTACGGTGCCAAATTCGGCTGTCCCTGAGCGAACGACGCTGCTGCCAGACTGGCCAGTGTCGGGCCCGCCAGCTTGAGGAACCAGTGTGCCGATCCTGGCCGGCCGGCGGCGGACTCTGAGCTTTTCATCGGTGTCGACTCCTCGGAAAGGGACGGACGCACTTCGTCCCTTTCCCGGAGGTCGAGGCTTTTGATCCAAACGGAGTGCACGCATGGTAGCACCGTTCGGCGCGCCGAGGAGCCGAATGTCCGCGCCTCGATCGCGCCCGGGCGCGGCACTACCACCGGCGAGATCTTCCCGGTGATAGCGCCCGTTCTGGCACGCCGGTTGCCCCGGACATCCCAGAGGTCACCCCGGGGAGGGGGCCGACCCGCTGTTGCACAGAAAAGAGGTGCACGATGGCGCTGACATCCCTCGTGATCATCGTGGATGACAACGACGATACCCGAGACGCGCTCGACTGGATTCTCCGCGAAGAAGGCTTCACGACCCGCGTCGCCCGCGACGGCCGCGAAGCGATCGAGATCCTCAGATCCTGCGAGGACCCGTGCGCGATTCTCCTGGATCATCGGATGCCGAACATGGACGGACTTCAGTTCCTGGAGATCCGGGAGGAAAAGCCGATTCTCGGTCTCGCCCCGGTGATCTTCATTTCCGGCGACCTTCAGGCGTTGGCCGTCTCGCAATCGAAAGGCGCGATCCCGGTCCGGAAGCCGTTCGCGATCGACGAGCTCGTGGAGCTCGTGCGCAAGCTCTGCACGCAACAAGAAGCGACCGGGGCCCTGATCACGCCCTCCCTCTCCGCCCGTTGACGTTCGCCTGTTCGAAAATCGAACGACACGGACCCATTCGATACTGTCTACCAATCCCGTCATTCGGAGATATCATTCGATCGCAACAAAGGAGTTGAACTTGGCAAAGAACGTTCATTCGATCATCACTGAGCTCAAGTCGGGACTGTCCGAGCTCCAGGCTCACTTCGAGAACCTGGGGTCGATCTTCGGCGGATCCGAGAAGACGACTCCCGGCGGCCGGAAGAGCACGGCGCGGCGCGCGAGAGCCACGCGGGCCCGCAGAGCCGCCGCCGCGCGGACCGCCGCTCCCGCCGCGAAAAAAGCGCGCAAGAAGCCGAACCTGTCCCCGGCGGTCCGCGCCCAGCGAAAGCTCCAGGGAAGATACATGGCGAGATTCAAGACGCTTTCCAAAACGAAGCAGGCTCAGGTCCGGAAGGTCCGCCAGGAGAAGGGGTATGAGGCCGCCCTCAAGCTGATGGGCTAGCAGGCTGCTGAAAAAGGGTCCGTGGCGGGGATGCGAGCGCCGCGGACTCGAATGGAAGACGCCGCGCCTCGGGCGTGTCCGGCCGCATCGTCTAGGCGCGGCAACGAAGCAGTCGGGCCTGCGCCGCCGCAACCTTCTGGTGGCGCGAGTCTTGCCGTTCGCGCGTTGTAAAGATCCGGCGCCAAGCCTCGTCGAGCTGGAGCGCCGCGCCGTCCTGCGAGCGATCGGCAAGACTCGTGACACGCCGCCCGGATTCGTTTTTCAGCAGCCTGCTAGTCGGCGGGCGCGCCGATACATCGAGCGAGGCGGGCGCGTGCCGCCCGCATCTTCCTCCGACGTACGGCCTTCAGTACGCCTGCGGTCGCCGCGGGTGACCCGCACCCCGCCTCGCTCGCGTCTCGCCGCCCTCGCCCCCAAACCAGACGACCTCGCTCAGTGCTCGGTCTCCCCCGCGCCCGCGCGGCTCCTCCTCGCCGCGCGCTTCGGAAAGATCCCGACGACCACGATCTCGTAGGGAAGCTTCCCGTCGAGCGCGCCCGGCTCTTCGGCCGCGTGCTCGACCCGATACGAGACGGCCGAGAGATCGATCCGGGGAATGCCGAAGACATGCAGGCGATCGCCCGAGGCGAGAGAGCGAGCGATCTTCTCGGGCGCCGTGTCCCGAACGAACACCAACCGCACCCGATCGGCGAGTCGGTTTCCGCGCGGTCCGACCACGGCCGCGGTGACGAAGCGCCCGTCGGAAACGACGAGCGGCGTCTCGCTCCCGATCTCGATCGTGAAATCGGCGTCGTTCAACTCCTCCCGGCGCGTGTACAGCGTGATCGTCTTCTCCTCGGGAACGATCCGGAGCTTCGCGTCCTTCAGGCTCTCGAGGACGGCGCCCGCGGGCTCCGGCCGGAATCCGGGGACCGGATGGAACGTGTCATCGAGCTCCAGGCCGCCCAGCCGCGTCACCGGGTGCACTTCGAACACGTGGGGCGGGTTCGTCTTCTCGAAAGGCGCGAGTGTGTCGCCCTGCGTCTGCCCCCCCTTGCCGAAATGCTCGCTCCACAGTCGCCAGACCCCCGTCAGCCGGACCGGCTCGCCCGTGCCGGCGAGGCGGTGTACCATCTCGACCGCCGCGGGCTTCGATGCCGCGTTCTCGACTTCCGCGACGATCGGAAGGCCGATCTCCTCCGCCCGGCCCGCGACGTGGAGGTCGCCGTCGAGGTAGCCCGCGTGCGCATAGCGTCCGGCGCGATCGACCGTGAACGTCGTCCCGATCGTCGCGCGGTTCTTGTATTCCTCGACGAACTTCTTGTCGAGCGTGATCCGCACGTCGGAACGACGGAGCTCGGACTGGATGAAGAAGAACCCGCGCTTTCCCTCCCGGACGAAGAAGGCGCACGCGGCGCCCGGCAGGAGCGCGAGGACCGCCGCCGCTCGAATTCCGCGGCGTTTTCCGCGCGGAGGGATCAGGGTCTTCACGAAGGCTCGAGAGAGCAAGATTCGTACTCCTCCGGCGACGGGAAGATCACCCGGCGCAGTCCAATATCATGCGCGACGATGCGATATTGGGCGAGAATGTCTCGCCATGTCCTAACAAGAACGTTTTTCCATAATTCCCGTATGAGAGACCGGCCGGCGACCGTCCGGCCCACAGACGAGGAGGTCCGATGAAGATCAGGTTGTCCGCTAAGAAGATCCTGGCAGCCGCGGCGCTTCTGGCCGCCGCTTCGGCCGGCGCCGAAACCGCCGACGACGTCATCGCGCGGAACATCGCCGCACGCGGCGGGATGGAAAAGATCAAGGCCATCCGGAGCGTCGACATGTCGATCAAGGCGAACCAGCAGGGGCTGGAGTTCCCGGGGCGGCTCGAATGGAAGCGTCCCGACAAGATGCGCCTCGAGATGACGATCCAGGGGAAGACCATGGTCCAGGCGTACGACGGCAAGACCGCCTGGGCCGTCATGCCGTTTCTCGGATCTCCGGATCCCCAGGTCATGTCGGCCGACGACGCGAAGGACGTGATCGAGCAGGCGGACATGGACGGCCCGATCGTCGACTACAAGGCCAAGGGGAACTCGGTCGAGCTCGTCGGCAAGGAAGACGTCGAGGGCTCCCCCGCCGAGAAGCTCAAGGTCACGCTGAAGAACGGCGACGTTTCGTACGTCTACATCGACGCCGAGACGGGGCTCGCGGTCAAGGAGACGTCCAAGCGCAAGCAGCACGGCTCCGAGGTCGAGATCGACAGCTACATGACCAACTTCAAGCCGATCGAAGGGGTGCTCTTCCCGTTCGCGATCGAGAACAAGGTGCAGGGGAAGTCGGTCGGGCAGTTCACGATCGAAGACGTCAAGCCCAACGTCGCGATCGACGACGCGGCGTTTGCGATGCCGGCGCCCGCGGCCAAGCCCGCGGCCGAAAAGCCGGCGCCGGCCAGGCCCGCGGCCGGCGAGGAGAAGAAGTGAACGTTCGCCGGGCGCTCCTCGCCGCGGCGCTCGGCGCCGCCTCGGCCTTTCCGGCGGCCGCCGCGAAGCTCGATTCCGGGTCGCTCTCGGGGCTGCGCGCCCGCGCGATCGGCCCCGCGGCGTTCGGCGGCCGCATCGAGGCGATCGACGCCTCGGTGAAGGACCCGAAGGTGATCTGGGTCGGCGCCGCCGGGGGCGGCGTCTGGAAGTCGATCGACGGGGGCGTGACGTACAAGCCGGTCTTCGACAAGTACACGCAGTCGATCGGGGCGGTCGCGATCGACCAGGCGCACCCCGACACGGTCTGGGTGGGGACCGGCGAAGGCGACACCCGCAACAGCGTCTCGGTCGGGAGCGGGATCTACCGCACCGACGACGGAGGGGACGACTGGAAGCTCGCCGGGCTCCCCGATTCCGAGCGGATCGCGCGCATCGCGATCGATCCGTCCGACTCGAACACGGTCTTCGCCGCCGTCGTCGGCCATCTCTGGAACGACAGCGTCGAGCGCGGGCTCTACCGGACGAGCGACGGCGGAAAGAGCTGGCAGAAGGTGCTGTTCGTCAGCGCGTCGACCGGCTGCTCCGACGTCGCGATCGACCCGAAGAACCCGAAGCGGGTCTATGCCGCGACGTGGGACTTCCGCCGCAGTCCCGATTTCTTCCGGTCGGGCGGGCCGGGATCGGGCCTCTGGCGCTCGCTCGACGGCGGAACCCACTGGACGCGCCTCTCGGCCGGTCTCCCCGGAGGCGAGCTCGGCCGGATCGCGATCGCGGTCGCTCCTTCGCGCCCCGAGAGGGTCTACGCGACGGTCGAGTCGAAGAAGACCGCGCTCTACCGCTCCGACGACGCGGGCGAAACCTGGACGATGGTGAGCACGTCGTTCAACATCGGCGTCCGTCCCTTCTACTTCTCGCATCTCGCCGTCGACCCGAAGAATCCCGATCGCGTCTACAAGCCGGGATTCGTGCTGACCGTTTCGGACGACGGCGGAAAGTCGTTCTCGGGAGGGGCCGGCTTCGATTTCGGGAGCTACCACTCCGACACGCACGCTCTCTGGATCGATCCCGCCAACCCGGACCACCTGATGCTCGGGACCGACGGCGGCGTCTACGTCTCCCGGGACCGCGGCGGCCGGTGGCTATTCCAGCGCACGCTCCCCGTTTCCCAGCCGTACCGCGTCGCCCTCGACGACGCGCGCCCCTTCAATGTGTACGGCGGGTTCCAGGACAACGGCTGCTGGTACGGCCCCTCCGCCGGCGCGGGCGGGGTCGGCAATGGCGCGTGGAAGAACTTCGGCTTCGGCGACGGGATGTACGCGTTTCCCGACCCGAACGATCCCGATCTCCTTTACTGGGAATACCAGGGAGGCGAGCTCTACAAGTATTTCAAGAAGACGCGCGAGACCAAGCAGATCCGGCCGTACCCCGGCCCCGGCGACGAGACGCTCCGTTTCAACTGGGAGGCGCCGCTCGTCCTGTCGCCGGCCGATCCGCACCTCCTCCTGATCGGCGCGCAGTACCTCTTCGCGTCGACCGACCAGGGCGAGTCGTGGCGGCAGATCTCCGGCGACCTGACGACCGACAACCCGCAGCTCCAGCGGCAGGTCGAGTCGGGGGGCCTGACCCCCGACGACAGCTCCGCCGAGAACCATTGCACGATCTACGCAATCGGGCCGTCGCCGCTCGACCGCGCCGTCATCTGGGTCGGGACCGACGACGGGAACCTCCAGGTCACCCGCGACGACGGCGCGCACTGGGAGAACGTCGTCTCGCGCGTCCCGGGGCTCCCGAAGGGAACCTGGGTCTCCGGGCTCGAGCCGAGCCGCTTCGCGAAGGGCACGGTGTACGCGACGTTCGACGGACACGCGCGCGGCGATTTCGCGACCTACGTCTACCGGTCGACGGATTTCGGCCGCACCTGGGCCGCGCTCGCCACGCCGGACGTCGCCGGTTACGCGCACGTGATCCGGGAGGACCCGAAATCCGCGTCGATCCTCTACCTCGGCACCGAGCAGGGTCTCTTCCTCTCGATCGACGGCGGCAAGGAATGGGCGCAGTTCACCGGCGGCCTTCCCCGCGTGCCGGTGCGCGACATCGCGATCCACCCCCGCGACTCCGACCTCGTGCTCGCGACGCACGGCCGCGGCTTCTGGGTCGTCGACGACGTGTCGCCGCTCCGCCAGCTCACGCCGGAAGTGCTCGCGAGCGACGTCACGGTCCTCGAAGCGCGCCCGACCTGGCTCCGGATCCCGGAGCAGGAGCAGGCGTGGAACGGCGACGGCGACTACGTCGGAGAGAACCCGCCGGACGCCGCGGCGATCTATTTCTGGCGCGGCAAGCGCCGCCTCATGGGCGAATCCCGGATCGAGATCGACGACGCGTCGGGGAAGAAGATCGCGACGGTGCCCGGAAGCAACCGAAAGGGAATCAACCGCGTGATGTGGAGCCCGAGGCTGAAGGCGCCCCGGACCGCGTCCGGCACGGGGATCGCCGTCGGCGCGCTGTTCGGACCGACCGCCCCGGTCGGCACCTACACGGTCAAGGTGATCGACGGCGAGAAGACATACGCCGGCAAGCTCGTGCTCGCGGCCGATCCGCTCCTGCCGCACTCCCGGGAAGAGATCGACGCGCGCCAGGACGCTCTGATGCGCCTCTACCGCATGCAGGAAGACCTCGCGTTCCTCTCCGACTCGGTCTCCGCGGTGCGCGACCAGGCCGCGGCGCGCGCCGGCAACGCCGGGAAATCGGCTCTGGGGCGCCGTCTCGGGGATCTCTCGCACCGCCTCGACGCTCTTTCGAAGACGCTCGCCACGTCGCATCCTCCGCTCGAGGGCATGCCGGCCGACGCCGATCGGCAGCTCCGTGAATGGATCACCGACCTCTTCGGCGCGATCAACGGCTTCGGCGGGAAACCTTCCGCCGGGCAGCTCGCTCAGATTCCCGTGCTCGACGGACGTCTCGAGACGGCGCGCCGGGACTACGAGAAGATCATCCTCCCGCTTCCCGAAATCAACCGCGACCTCGGGAAGAAGTCGCTCCCGCCGATCCAGGCGCCAACGCGCGAGCAATGGGAGAAGCAGCAGGCGACGTAGGGCGAGGTCTCGAGTCGAACGTCCGGGTCGCGAGCCGGAAAGTTTCCCTCGCGACCCGCCGATTATCTAGACCGGACGCGTCGGAGAGAGCCCTTCTTCCGCCGGAGACGCGGCGTCGCCCCCGGCGGCTTCCGGCTTCTCCGCCGGCGCGTCCGGCGCCCTCCAGAGCTTCTCGAGGGCGTCGAGCAGTTCGCCCGCGGCTACCGGCTTCTGAAGGAACGCGGCCGCTCCCGACCGAACCGCACTGTTGGCGGCGGCGCGGACGGCGGAGACCACGACCACGGGGATGGCCGCGAGGCGAGCATCCGCCTCCTGCGCCCGGCGGAACTGCCATCCGTCCATCTCCGGCATGAACATGTCGAGGAGGATGACGTCGGGAGGGGCGTTGACCGCGAGGAAGGTCATCGCGTCCTTTCCATTCCGCGTGGCGATCACCGAGTAGCCTCCTCCGCGCAGCAGCTCGACGAACATCTCGCGGGAGTCCGGATCGTCTTCCACGATGAGGATCGTCCTGGGCACCGGACCGGTCGAAGACATGGCCATTCCCTCCCGAACGAAACCGGGAGAATCCTGCAAGCGGCGTACCTTTCCGGGGACGGTCAGAGCCAGAGCACGGTGGGAGCCCGACGGGGGCGCCGTCCGGGATGCTCCCCGGCCCGTCCCAGAATGATCGGAAAAACCGGGAACTGCCCGGCCGGGATGCCGAGCTTCTCCTTCGTCGACGCCTGCGCGAGCCACGGCCGGGCGAGGCCGATCGGACAGGTCCCGAGCCCGGCCGCGCGCGCGGCGAGCATGAAGTTCTGTGCCGCGAGGCAGCAGTCCTCCGCGGCCTGGGACTCCGCGGAGGTCGCGCAGATCAAAACGAGAACGGGCGCGCCGTAGAAGACCTCGAAGGCCGGATCGCTCCACTTCTCCCGCAGCTCCGCATTCCCGCGCGCCGCGGGACCCGCAAGGAGGAACTGTCGAACCTCCTCGGATAATCCGCGCAGCCGCTCCTTTCCCTCGAAGACGGCGAACGCCCATGGCTCGAGGTCGCGCGCGCTCGGCGCCTGGATCGCCGCCTCGATCAGCCCCTCGATCCGCGAGCGATCGACGGGATCCGCGGCGTAAGCGCGGATCGCGCGTCTTTCGAAGATGGCGGTCATCAGCTCCATGCGCGCCTCCCCCGAATCGAGTTTCCGCCCGCACCCCGAGGCTCGCATGACGAGAATGGATCAGGGCGGCGAGCGTACGGCGCTCCGAGTGAGGGATAATCGTCGTCCACCCCATGGCTCTGCCGACCGGTACGCTCCTCGGCCCGTACGAGATCCTGTCGCTTCTCGGCGAGGGAGGAATGGGAGAGGTCTACCGGGCGCGCGACCGAAGGCTCGGACGCGACGTCGCCGTCAAGCTCCTCGCCGAGCGCGCCGGGACGAACCCCGACCTGCGGAGCCGGTTCGAGCGCGAGGCGCGGGCGGTCGCGGCAATCGATCATCCCAACGTCCTCGCGATCCACGACGTCGGGGAGGCCCAGGGCCGCCTTTTCCTCGTCACCGAGCTCCTCGCGGGCGCGTCTCTCCGGGAGGCCATCCCGCCGGGCGGAGCCGGCTGGAAACGGGCGGCGGCGATCGGCGCGGAGGTCGCCGACGGCCTGGCGGCCGCGCACGCCCGAGGGATCGTCCATCGCGACGTCAAGCCGGAGAACGTCGTCCTCGGGCCGGACGGCCGGGTGAAGGTGCTCGACTTCGGCATCGCCCGGTCGGAACCCGATCCTTCGGAGATCGGGACGCGGGCCGAGACCGCTGCCGCCGCGACCGAGCCCGGCACGGTTCTCGGCACGGTCGGATACATGGCCCCCGAACAGCTGCGCGGCCTCCCGTGCGACGGCCGCGCCGACGTGTTCGCGCTCGGGTGCGTGCTTTACGAGCTCGCGACGGGAGAGCGCGCGTTCCTCGGACCGACGCCGGCCGACACGATGTCCCGCGTCCTGCATTTCGATCCGATGGAAGGCTTCTCGTCCGCCGGGCCGGACGCGTTCCGGCGGATCGTCGCGCGGTGCCTCGAGAAGGATCGCGCGCGCCGCTTCCAGTCGATGAGCGACCTCGCGTTCGCGCTTCGCCTCGTCGGAGAGCCGGACGACGAGGCTCGCGAATTCCGACGCGCCGACCGTTCGTCGCCGGCGAAGGGCGCCGGCCCGCCCTCCGTGGCGGTCCTCCCCTTCGCCAACCGCAGCCCCGATACCGAGAACGAGTACCTTTGCGACGGGATGACCGAGGAGTTGATCGGCGGACTCTCGCGCGTCCCGGGGCTCCGCGTCGCCTCCCGCACCTCGGTCTTCGCCCTGAAGGGGCGCTTTCAGGACGTCCGGTCGATCGGCCGCGAGCTCGGGGCCACCGCGATCCTGGAAGGAAGCCTGCGCCGCTCCGGCGATCATCTTCGAATCACGGCGCAACTCACGAGCGTGGCCGACGGATACCATCTCTGGTCGGACAACTTCGACGGCGACGTTCGGGACGTCTTCGCGTTCCAGGACGAGATCGCCCGGAAGATCACGGCCGCCCTGGGCGCGCGGCTCGGGACATCGGCGGCGACCCCTCTCCCCCGCAAGAAGGAGACCGCCAGTGTCCACGCCTACCAGCTCTACTGGAAGGGACGTCACCTGTGGGGAAAGCGGACCCCCGAGCAGCGGTTGAAGGCGATCGCGCTCTTCGAAGAGGCGATCACGTCGGATCCCGGCTACGCGCGGGCCTACGCCGGGCTCGCGGACTGTTTTCTCGAGCGAGGCGGCCTGCCTCTTCCCGCGCGCGTGATCATGGATCGCGCGCGCGCGGCGGCGATGAAGGCGCTCGAGCTGGACGAGGGCCTCGCCGACGCCCACACCAGCCTCGGACGCGTTCTCCTCTATTTCGACTGGGACGGAAGGGGCGCGGAACGGGAATTCCGGCGCGCGATCGAGCTCGACTCCGCCTACGCCGAAGGACACCACTCCTACTCCCATTTCCTCCTTCCCGCAGGCCGGACCGAGGAGTCGCTCGCGGAAAGCCGCCGGGCGCTCGAGCTCGAGCCGCTCGATCTCGGGATCAACACGCATCTCGGCTGGCATTTCCTCTATTCGGGGGATTTCGACGCGGCGGTCGCGCAGTGCCGGTTCAGCGCCGACATGGATCCCGCGTACTTCTACGCCCGGTTCTATCTCGGCATGGCCCTCGAGCAGCGCGGCGAGATCGAGGCGGCGCTCGCGGAGTTCCAGGAAGCGGTCCGGCTGTCCCCGGAGAGCGCCGAAGCGGAAGCGGGCCGCATCCACGCCCTCGGACGATCCGGCCGGGTCCCCGAAGCGCGGGAGGCGATCGCCCGGCTGGAGCCGCGCG
This Thermoanaerobaculia bacterium DNA region includes the following protein-coding sequences:
- a CDS encoding CARDB domain-containing protein, with product MNWAVVNNGNSATAARFYVEEYVDGVLWDTWQHDSLEANTYTAAVNDPIGPLAPGTHTVAIVVDSTHAITENSESDNTYTKTIKVLGGGARNGAKIKPLQGQPPSSVGRGQSRIFPLSGRVMNGAVAGSTVRFYALNSNGSKGSLLASTVTDVNGSYVLSIASAPSDSILAESSGGQYRDEATGASIALSHSDVLTAVFSARTSQVAVTPLTHMSAARARALAAGGEALSTAVSASNAGVGEQYQIPDIVQLLPVAADSSTEVRTSTRDQRDYGLVLAGIAQEAHGLGVRAIDLAQALAADMSDGILDGKAGSASITIAGSSGSEIEADGARLASALGVNAGTSSLQTGIDIFVGGARNKTGLDVFDILNQPVPVGRSGAYVTGAVLPAARSGKSYGAGPLGVAGGTPPYFWTFAAGTAHPGWLGLTLAGQFGGNAPLLPPGTKLSISPV
- a CDS encoding response regulator; the encoded protein is MALTSLVIIVDDNDDTRDALDWILREEGFTTRVARDGREAIEILRSCEDPCAILLDHRMPNMDGLQFLEIREEKPILGLAPVIFISGDLQALAVSQSKGAIPVRKPFAIDELVELVRKLCTQQEATGALITPSLSAR
- a CDS encoding glycosyl hydrolase, with product MNVRRALLAAALGAASAFPAAAAKLDSGSLSGLRARAIGPAAFGGRIEAIDASVKDPKVIWVGAAGGGVWKSIDGGVTYKPVFDKYTQSIGAVAIDQAHPDTVWVGTGEGDTRNSVSVGSGIYRTDDGGDDWKLAGLPDSERIARIAIDPSDSNTVFAAVVGHLWNDSVERGLYRTSDGGKSWQKVLFVSASTGCSDVAIDPKNPKRVYAATWDFRRSPDFFRSGGPGSGLWRSLDGGTHWTRLSAGLPGGELGRIAIAVAPSRPERVYATVESKKTALYRSDDAGETWTMVSTSFNIGVRPFYFSHLAVDPKNPDRVYKPGFVLTVSDDGGKSFSGGAGFDFGSYHSDTHALWIDPANPDHLMLGTDGGVYVSRDRGGRWLFQRTLPVSQPYRVALDDARPFNVYGGFQDNGCWYGPSAGAGGVGNGAWKNFGFGDGMYAFPDPNDPDLLYWEYQGGELYKYFKKTRETKQIRPYPGPGDETLRFNWEAPLVLSPADPHLLLIGAQYLFASTDQGESWRQISGDLTTDNPQLQRQVESGGLTPDDSSAENHCTIYAIGPSPLDRAVIWVGTDDGNLQVTRDDGAHWENVVSRVPGLPKGTWVSGLEPSRFAKGTVYATFDGHARGDFATYVYRSTDFGRTWAALATPDVAGYAHVIREDPKSASILYLGTEQGLFLSIDGGKEWAQFTGGLPRVPVRDIAIHPRDSDLVLATHGRGFWVVDDVSPLRQLTPEVLASDVTVLEARPTWLRIPEQEQAWNGDGDYVGENPPDAAAIYFWRGKRRLMGESRIEIDDASGKKIATVPGSNRKGINRVMWSPRLKAPRTASGTGIAVGALFGPTAPVGTYTVKVIDGEKTYAGKLVLAADPLLPHSREEIDARQDALMRLYRMQEDLAFLSDSVSAVRDQAAARAGNAGKSALGRRLGDLSHRLDALSKTLATSHPPLEGMPADADRQLREWITDLFGAINGFGGKPSAGQLAQIPVLDGRLETARRDYEKIILPLPEINRDLGKKSLPPIQAPTREQWEKQQAT
- a CDS encoding response regulator; protein product: MSSTGPVPRTILIVEDDPDSREMFVELLRGGGYSVIATRNGKDAMTFLAVNAPPDVILLDMFMPEMDGWQFRRAQEADARLAAIPVVVVSAVRAAANSAVRSGAAAFLQKPVAAGELLDALEKLWRAPDAPAEKPEAAGGDAASPAEEGLSPTRPV
- a CDS encoding nitroreductase, whose product is MELMTAIFERRAIRAYAADPVDRSRIEGLIEAAIQAPSARDLEPWAFAVFEGKERLRGLSEEVRQFLLAGPAARGNAELREKWSDPAFEVFYGAPVLVLICATSAESQAAEDCCLAAQNFMLAARAAGLGTCPIGLARPWLAQASTKEKLGIPAGQFPVFPIILGRAGEHPGRRPRRAPTVLWL
- a CDS encoding protein kinase; amino-acid sequence: MALPTGTLLGPYEILSLLGEGGMGEVYRARDRRLGRDVAVKLLAERAGTNPDLRSRFEREARAVAAIDHPNVLAIHDVGEAQGRLFLVTELLAGASLREAIPPGGAGWKRAAAIGAEVADGLAAAHARGIVHRDVKPENVVLGPDGRVKVLDFGIARSEPDPSEIGTRAETAAAATEPGTVLGTVGYMAPEQLRGLPCDGRADVFALGCVLYELATGERAFLGPTPADTMSRVLHFDPMEGFSSAGPDAFRRIVARCLEKDRARRFQSMSDLAFALRLVGEPDDEAREFRRADRSSPAKGAGPPSVAVLPFANRSPDTENEYLCDGMTEELIGGLSRVPGLRVASRTSVFALKGRFQDVRSIGRELGATAILEGSLRRSGDHLRITAQLTSVADGYHLWSDNFDGDVRDVFAFQDEIARKITAALGARLGTSAATPLPRKKETASVHAYQLYWKGRHLWGKRTPEQRLKAIALFEEAITSDPGYARAYAGLADCFLERGGLPLPARVIMDRARAAAMKALELDEGLADAHTSLGRVLLYFDWDGRGAEREFRRAIELDSAYAEGHHSYSHFLLPAGRTEESLAESRRALELEPLDLGINTHLGWHFLYSGDFDAAVAQCRFSADMDPAYFYARFYLGMALEQRGEIEAALAEFQEAVRLSPESAEAEAGRIHALGRSGRVPEAREAIARLEPRAGSSIAYEVAVALVGIGERELALAHLEDARRDRSERIVDIAIDPRLRPLHGEPEFRRIAAAMGFAA